In Cynocephalus volans isolate mCynVol1 chromosome 16, mCynVol1.pri, whole genome shotgun sequence, the following proteins share a genomic window:
- the HIGD1B gene encoding HIG1 domain family member 1B: MSANKGWWVPTEDEDSVSERFLRKTRESPLVPIGLGGCLVVAAYRIYRLKARGSTKMSIHLIHTRLAAQTCAVGAIMLGAVYTMYRDYIKRTVQDTGEK, encoded by the exons ATGTCTGCTAACAAAGGCTGGTGGGTGCCGACTGAGGATGAGGACAGTGTATCTGAGAGGTTCCTGAGGAAGACCCGGGAGTCTCCACTGGTGCCTATAG GTTTAGGAGGCTGCCTGGTGGTGGCAGCATACAGGATTTACCGGCTGAAGGCTCGTGGTTCCACGAAGATGTCCATACATCTGATTCACACCCGACTGGCAGCACAGACCTGTGCTGTGGGTGCAATCATGCTAG GAGCTGTGTACACCATGTACAGAGATTACATCAAGAGGACAGTACAGGATACTGGAGAGAAGTAG